The following are encoded together in the Jaculus jaculus isolate mJacJac1 chromosome 3, mJacJac1.mat.Y.cur, whole genome shotgun sequence genome:
- the Colca2 gene encoding colorectal cancer-associated protein 2 isoform X2 yields the protein MSEKPKVYQGVRVKITVKELLQQRRAHQAASGATGSMNPSLTPQSMLSGGSSIHHSDPIAPSPAELYFEPEPVSSTSNYFQPREFSTCISCEENPSFLDQIFDSYLQTETLPEPLLNSTQSVPHFFPDNFQAAPFCFNQSLTPGSPSDSSSLSGSFDYSCSPAQLPSYNAESYTSPPLDTLSHDWPAQDYSHHHLPSHTQHRYFGPATPSVCYCASCEAEHLNVLRAAEYFSHTGTDCTDFVPSEACTSNFCKKETSCDICYS from the exons ATGTCTG AAAAACCCAAGGTGTATCAAGGTGTCCGGGTGAAGATCACAGTGAAAGAGCTGCTGCAGCAAAGAAGGGCCCACCAGGCTGCCTCAGGGGCAACGGGAAGCATGAATCCCTCGCTCACCCCCCAGTCTATG CTGTCCGGAGGCAGCAGTATCCACCATTCAGACCCCATCGCACCATCCCCTGCAG aACTATATTTTGAACCTGAACCAGTGTCTTCCACATCCAATTATTTTCAACCCCGAGAATTTTCCACATGTATTTCTTGTGAAGAAAATCCAAGCTTCCTGGATCAGATCTTTGATTCCTACCTTCAGACAGAGACACTTCCAGAACCTTTGCTCAACTCCACACAAAGTGTTCCCCACTTTTTCCCAGACAACTTCCAAGCAGCTCCTTTCTGCTTCAATCAGAGCCTG ACTCCAGGATCTCCTTCagattcctccagtctctctggcTCCTTCGACTACAGCTGCTCACCAGCCCAGCTGCCTTCGTACAATGCAGAGAGTTACACCTCTCCTCCTCTGGACACCCTGAGCCATGACTGGCCAGCGCAGGACTATTCCCACCACCACTTGCCCTCACACACCCAGCACAGGTACTTCGGCCCGGCCACACCCTCTGTCTGCTACTGTGCATCCTGTGAGGCAGAGCACTTGAATGTGCTCAGGGCAGCAGAGTACTTCTCCCACACAGGCACAGACTGTACAGACTTTGTCCCCTCAGAGGCCTGCACCAGCAACTTCTGTAAGAAGGAAACAAGCTGTGACATCTGCTACAGTTAG
- the Colca2 gene encoding colorectal cancer-associated protein 2 isoform X1, producing MSKLRSPQRPEKPKVYQGVRVKITVKELLQQRRAHQAASGATGSMNPSLTPQSMLSGGSSIHHSDPIAPSPAELYFEPEPVSSTSNYFQPREFSTCISCEENPSFLDQIFDSYLQTETLPEPLLNSTQSVPHFFPDNFQAAPFCFNQSLTPGSPSDSSSLSGSFDYSCSPAQLPSYNAESYTSPPLDTLSHDWPAQDYSHHHLPSHTQHRYFGPATPSVCYCASCEAEHLNVLRAAEYFSHTGTDCTDFVPSEACTSNFCKKETSCDICYS from the exons ATGTCCAAACTGCGGTCCCCGCAACGTCCAG AAAAACCCAAGGTGTATCAAGGTGTCCGGGTGAAGATCACAGTGAAAGAGCTGCTGCAGCAAAGAAGGGCCCACCAGGCTGCCTCAGGGGCAACGGGAAGCATGAATCCCTCGCTCACCCCCCAGTCTATG CTGTCCGGAGGCAGCAGTATCCACCATTCAGACCCCATCGCACCATCCCCTGCAG aACTATATTTTGAACCTGAACCAGTGTCTTCCACATCCAATTATTTTCAACCCCGAGAATTTTCCACATGTATTTCTTGTGAAGAAAATCCAAGCTTCCTGGATCAGATCTTTGATTCCTACCTTCAGACAGAGACACTTCCAGAACCTTTGCTCAACTCCACACAAAGTGTTCCCCACTTTTTCCCAGACAACTTCCAAGCAGCTCCTTTCTGCTTCAATCAGAGCCTG ACTCCAGGATCTCCTTCagattcctccagtctctctggcTCCTTCGACTACAGCTGCTCACCAGCCCAGCTGCCTTCGTACAATGCAGAGAGTTACACCTCTCCTCCTCTGGACACCCTGAGCCATGACTGGCCAGCGCAGGACTATTCCCACCACCACTTGCCCTCACACACCCAGCACAGGTACTTCGGCCCGGCCACACCCTCTGTCTGCTACTGTGCATCCTGTGAGGCAGAGCACTTGAATGTGCTCAGGGCAGCAGAGTACTTCTCCCACACAGGCACAGACTGTACAGACTTTGTCCCCTCAGAGGCCTGCACCAGCAACTTCTGTAAGAAGGAAACAAGCTGTGACATCTGCTACAGTTAG